Proteins from a single region of Gordonia hongkongensis:
- a CDS encoding HPr family phosphocarrier protein, with the protein MPSTTATVGSAVGLHARPATIIAEAVAETGSPVTLGLEGGDPVDAGSALMIMTLGAEKGTRVVVTADDQAALDTIVGLVEKDLDAD; encoded by the coding sequence ATGCCCAGCACCACCGCCACCGTCGGCTCCGCAGTCGGATTGCACGCCCGCCCCGCCACGATCATCGCCGAGGCGGTCGCCGAGACCGGCAGCCCGGTGACGCTGGGCCTCGAGGGCGGTGACCCGGTGGACGCGGGGTCGGCGCTGATGATCATGACGCTCGGGGCCGAGAAGGGCACCCGCGTGGTCGTGACGGCCGACGACCAGGCCGCGCTCGACACCATCGTCGGTCTCGTCGAGAAGGATCTCGACGCCGACTAG